Proteins found in one Carassius auratus strain Wakin chromosome 42, ASM336829v1, whole genome shotgun sequence genomic segment:
- the LOC113060790 gene encoding breast cancer metastasis-suppressor 1-like protein-A isoform X2: MPVHSREKKESNHEEMEVDFAEQEGSSSEDEDTESSSVSEDGESSEMDDEDCERRRMECLDEMTNLEKQFTDLKDQLYKERLSQVDAKLQEVMSGKAPEYLEPLGNLQENMQIRTKVAGIYRELCLESVKNKYDCETQAAFQHWESEKLLLFDTVQSELEEKIRRLEEDRHSIDITSELWNDELQSRKNKKKDPFSPEKKKKPVVVSGPFIVYMLQDLDILEDWTAIRKAMATLGPHRVKTDVSSKSDKHQHNARSEDGRLFYDGEWYSRGQAICIDKKDEYPTSAVITTINHDEVWFKRVDGSKSKLYISQLQKGKYTIKYA, encoded by the exons aTGCCAGTGCACTCGAGAGAAAAGAAGGAGAGCAACCATGAAGAGATGGAGGTGGATTTCGCTGAGCAAGAAGGGAGCAGCTCAGAAGACGAGGATACAGAGAGCTCTTCTGTCTCTGAAGATGGGGAAAGTTCAG aaatggACGATGAGGATTGTGAAAGGAGAAGGATGGAATGCTTAGACGAAATGACTAACCTAGAAAAACAGTTCACTGACCTCAAAGACCA GTTATATAAAGAGAGACTGAGTCAAGTTGATGCCAAACTTCAGGAAGTGATGTCGGGAAAGGCACCAGAGTACCTGGAACCCCTTGGTAATCTTCAGGAGAACATGCAGATTAGAACTAAAGTTGCAG GTATCTACAGAGAATTGTGCTTGGAATCGGTGAAGAATAAATACGACTGTGAGACCCAAGCAGCGTTCCAGCACTGGGAG AGTGAAAAACTGTTATTATTTGATACAGTTCAAAGTGAACTAGAGGAGAAGATCAGACGCTTGGAGGAAGACCGTCACAGCATAGATATTACCTCGG AGCTCTGGAACGATGAGTTGCAATcaagaaaaaataagaagaaagatCCCTTCAgtccagagaaaaagaaaaagcctgTTGTTGTGTCAG GCCCATTTATAGTTTACATGCTGCAAGACCTGGATATACTGGAAGACTGGACTGCTATCAGAAAG GCCATGGCAACATTAGGACCTCACAGAGTAAAGACTGATG TTTCTTCAAAGAGTGACAAACACCAGCACAATGCCCGCTCAGAAGACGGACGCTTGTTTTACGACGGGGAATGGTACAGCCGTGGACAAGCCATATGTATCGACAAGAAAGACGAGTATCCTACGAG CGCCGTAATAACTACAATCAATCACGATGAAGTCTGGTTTAAGCGAGTCGATGGGAGCAAGTCAAAACTCTACATCTCACAGCTTCAGAAAGGCAAATACACCATCAAATATGCCTGA
- the LOC113060790 gene encoding breast cancer metastasis-suppressor 1-like protein-A isoform X1: MPVHSREKKESNHEEMEVDFAEQEGSSSEDEDTESSSVSEDGESSEMDDEDCERRRMECLDEMTNLEKQFTDLKDHVHAFLRLYKERLSQVDAKLQEVMSGKAPEYLEPLGNLQENMQIRTKVAGIYRELCLESVKNKYDCETQAAFQHWESEKLLLFDTVQSELEEKIRRLEEDRHSIDITSELWNDELQSRKNKKKDPFSPEKKKKPVVVSGPFIVYMLQDLDILEDWTAIRKAMATLGPHRVKTDVSSKSDKHQHNARSEDGRLFYDGEWYSRGQAICIDKKDEYPTSAVITTINHDEVWFKRVDGSKSKLYISQLQKGKYTIKYA, translated from the exons aTGCCAGTGCACTCGAGAGAAAAGAAGGAGAGCAACCATGAAGAGATGGAGGTGGATTTCGCTGAGCAAGAAGGGAGCAGCTCAGAAGACGAGGATACAGAGAGCTCTTCTGTCTCTGAAGATGGGGAAAGTTCAG aaatggACGATGAGGATTGTGAAAGGAGAAGGATGGAATGCTTAGACGAAATGACTAACCTAGAAAAACAGTTCACTGACCTCAAAGACCA TGTGCATGCTTTCCTTAGGTTATATAAAGAGAGACTGAGTCAAGTTGATGCCAAACTTCAGGAAGTGATGTCGGGAAAGGCACCAGAGTACCTGGAACCCCTTGGTAATCTTCAGGAGAACATGCAGATTAGAACTAAAGTTGCAG GTATCTACAGAGAATTGTGCTTGGAATCGGTGAAGAATAAATACGACTGTGAGACCCAAGCAGCGTTCCAGCACTGGGAG AGTGAAAAACTGTTATTATTTGATACAGTTCAAAGTGAACTAGAGGAGAAGATCAGACGCTTGGAGGAAGACCGTCACAGCATAGATATTACCTCGG AGCTCTGGAACGATGAGTTGCAATcaagaaaaaataagaagaaagatCCCTTCAgtccagagaaaaagaaaaagcctgTTGTTGTGTCAG GCCCATTTATAGTTTACATGCTGCAAGACCTGGATATACTGGAAGACTGGACTGCTATCAGAAAG GCCATGGCAACATTAGGACCTCACAGAGTAAAGACTGATG TTTCTTCAAAGAGTGACAAACACCAGCACAATGCCCGCTCAGAAGACGGACGCTTGTTTTACGACGGGGAATGGTACAGCCGTGGACAAGCCATATGTATCGACAAGAAAGACGAGTATCCTACGAG CGCCGTAATAACTACAATCAATCACGATGAAGTCTGGTTTAAGCGAGTCGATGGGAGCAAGTCAAAACTCTACATCTCACAGCTTCAGAAAGGCAAATACACCATCAAATATGCCTGA
- the LOC113060790 gene encoding breast cancer metastasis-suppressor 1-like protein-A isoform X3, with amino-acid sequence MPVHSREKKESNHEEMEVDFAEQEGSSSEDEDTESSSVSEDGESSEMDDEDCERRRMECLDEMTNLEKQFTDLKDHVHAFLRLYKERLSQVDAKLQEVMSGKAPEYLEPLGNLQENMQIRTKVAGIYRELCLESVKNKYDCETQAAFQHWESEKLLLFDTVQSELEEKIRRLEEDRHSIDITSELWNDELQSRKNKKKDPFSPEKKKKPVVVSGPFIVYMLQDLDILEDWTAIRKFLQRVTNTSTMPAQKTDACFTTGNGTAVDKPYVSTRKTSILRAP; translated from the exons aTGCCAGTGCACTCGAGAGAAAAGAAGGAGAGCAACCATGAAGAGATGGAGGTGGATTTCGCTGAGCAAGAAGGGAGCAGCTCAGAAGACGAGGATACAGAGAGCTCTTCTGTCTCTGAAGATGGGGAAAGTTCAG aaatggACGATGAGGATTGTGAAAGGAGAAGGATGGAATGCTTAGACGAAATGACTAACCTAGAAAAACAGTTCACTGACCTCAAAGACCA TGTGCATGCTTTCCTTAGGTTATATAAAGAGAGACTGAGTCAAGTTGATGCCAAACTTCAGGAAGTGATGTCGGGAAAGGCACCAGAGTACCTGGAACCCCTTGGTAATCTTCAGGAGAACATGCAGATTAGAACTAAAGTTGCAG GTATCTACAGAGAATTGTGCTTGGAATCGGTGAAGAATAAATACGACTGTGAGACCCAAGCAGCGTTCCAGCACTGGGAG AGTGAAAAACTGTTATTATTTGATACAGTTCAAAGTGAACTAGAGGAGAAGATCAGACGCTTGGAGGAAGACCGTCACAGCATAGATATTACCTCGG AGCTCTGGAACGATGAGTTGCAATcaagaaaaaataagaagaaagatCCCTTCAgtccagagaaaaagaaaaagcctgTTGTTGTGTCAG GCCCATTTATAGTTTACATGCTGCAAGACCTGGATATACTGGAAGACTGGACTGCTATCAGAAAG TTTCTTCAAAGAGTGACAAACACCAGCACAATGCCCGCTCAGAAGACGGACGCTTGTTTTACGACGGGGAATGGTACAGCCGTGGACAAGCCATATGTATCGACAAGAAAGACGAGTATCCTACGAG CGCCGTAA
- the LOC113060793 gene encoding leucine-rich repeat-containing protein 57, which translates to MGNSALKAHLETSQKTGVFQLTGKGLTEFPEELQKLTGNLRTVDLSNNKIEVLPVFIGGFQQLKSLTISSNKLTCLPNDIGKLKKLETLILNGNQLKQLPSSVGQLKSLRTLSLSGNHFKEFPSGLGTLRQLDVLDLSKNKIQVVPAEVAELQAIEINLNQNQISTVSPEVSRAPRLKVLRLEENCLELVSIPVSILTDSQVSLLSLEGNLFEVKKMRDLEGYDKYMERFTATKKKFA; encoded by the exons ATGGGGAACAGTGCGCTCAAAGCTCATTTGGAAACATCTCAGAAGACTGGAGTCTTTCAGCTGACAGGAAAGGGGTTGACAGAG TTCCCAGAGGAGCTGCAGAAACTCACCGGAAACCTGCGGACAGTTGATCTGTCCAACAATAAAATTGAGGTGCTTCCAGTATTTATAGGAGGTTTCCAGCAGCTCAAGAGTCTCACCATAAGCAGCAATAAACTGA CCTGTCTACCAAATGACATCGGGAAACTCAAGAAGCTGGAGACTCTTATTTTAAATGGGAACCAGTTGAAGCAGCTTCCTTCATCGGTGGGTCAGCTGAAATCCTTGCGCACCTTGAGCCTTTCTGGGAATCACTTCAAGGAGTTTCCCAGTGGACTCGGCACCCTTCGCCAGCTCGATGTCTTGGACCTGTCCAAGAATAAGATCCAGGTGGTTCCTGCAGAAGTGGCCGAACTGCAGGCCATTGAAATCAACCTCAATCAAAACcag ATTTCAACAGTGTCTCCAGAGGTGTCCCGTGCGCCCAGACTAAAGGTTTTACGGCTGGAGGAGAACTGTCTGGAGCTCGTCTCTATCCCTGTCTCCATCCTCACAGACTCCCAGGTGTCCCTGCTGTCTCTGGAGGGCAAcctgtttgaagttaaaaagatGCGTGACCTAGAAGGATACGACAAG TACATGGAGCGTTTCACTGCAACCAAGAAGAAATTTGCGTGA